The following coding sequences are from one Paenibacillus sp. JDR-2 window:
- a CDS encoding GAF domain-containing protein produces MFNASLYTGTRDENYTLLIKQLTGLVEDESSRIANLANASALLQQFLDDINWVGFYLLEGETLVLGPFQGKPACTRITVGKGVCGTAVARKEAVLVEDVHQFPGHIACDSASNSELVIPLYSGGQIIGVLDIDSPSFSRFDETDLRYLTIFNERLGEHL; encoded by the coding sequence ATGTTTAACGCAAGCTTATACACGGGTACAAGGGATGAGAACTACACGTTGCTTATCAAGCAATTAACGGGACTAGTAGAGGACGAGAGCAGCCGGATTGCCAATCTGGCGAATGCCTCGGCGCTTCTTCAGCAGTTCCTGGATGATATTAATTGGGTTGGCTTTTACTTGCTGGAAGGGGAAACGCTTGTCCTTGGGCCGTTCCAAGGGAAGCCGGCCTGCACGCGTATCACGGTTGGCAAAGGGGTATGCGGAACAGCCGTAGCCCGCAAGGAAGCGGTTCTGGTTGAAGACGTACATCAGTTCCCCGGGCATATTGCCTGCGACAGTGCTTCCAATTCCGAGCTAGTTATCCCGCTGTACAGCGGCGGTCAGATCATTGGCGTGCTGGATATCGATAGTCCGTCATTCAGCCGTTTCGACGAAACGGACCTTCGTTATTTGACCATTTTTAACGAACGGTTAGGGGAACATCTATAA
- a CDS encoding CAP domain-containing protein, protein MTKKKTAAKKKSSATKKTNTESKSAKTDLLYPLQENVEDEVFALVNQAREAAGLQPLSRLEVLFEAAEAKAQDMRDNTYFDHLSPTYGTPGQMLTQFGVEWTAYGENIAAGQRTPAAVMEAWMNSPGHRANILSPKFTQMGVGYAPGTTDSRYRTYWVQEFVRL, encoded by the coding sequence GTGACGAAGAAGAAAACCGCAGCAAAGAAAAAATCTAGCGCTACGAAGAAAACGAATACGGAAAGCAAAAGCGCAAAAACGGATCTGCTCTATCCTTTGCAGGAAAACGTTGAAGATGAAGTGTTTGCCCTGGTAAACCAAGCGAGAGAAGCCGCCGGCCTGCAGCCCCTCAGCAGACTGGAAGTGCTTTTTGAGGCGGCAGAAGCTAAAGCGCAGGATATGAGAGACAATACTTATTTCGATCATCTCTCTCCCACATACGGCACTCCCGGGCAAATGCTGACGCAATTTGGCGTGGAATGGACGGCTTACGGGGAAAACATCGCTGCCGGACAACGCACACCGGCCGCCGTAATGGAAGCCTGGATGAACAGCCCAGGCCATCGGGCTAATATTTTGTCTCCTAAATTCACGCAAATGGGAGTCGGATATGCACCCGGGACAACTGACAGCCGTTATCGGACTTATTGGGTACAGGAGTTTGTAAGACTATAG
- a CDS encoding alkaline phosphatase: protein MKGKVLKTALLGTAAAALVVTGYTGIKSSNQVNAATQKAKNVVLFVGDGMGTAQRDAIRLATVGESGQLAMDSMPYVGLIHTSSTTAITDSAASATAYASGVKTYNGAIGVDANKKSVKTIMEYAKDKGMSTGLVTTSQITDATPAAFASHVEDRSKQSDIALQYLTKSKVDVLLGGGEDFWYPAGNKGAFDDETPADPSEKSKGTQGDLVKKAKSLGYTYVTNKTDMTKAKGKLLGLFANEEMFQQKPEGQGDVYNPIVSLPDMTKKALDTLSANKKGFFLMVEEEATDEMAHNNNAKLTIKAGQELDKSVKVAKDFAKQHPDTLVLVLADHETGGFSVEEVDDSDESTDGKTISGEDGPFAIAGSKMNFVVDWTTSGHTGVDVPVTATGAGSELFTGIFENTSIFNKLAQALNITIKK from the coding sequence ATGAAAGGCAAAGTTTTGAAGACAGCACTGCTTGGAACTGCAGCAGCCGCACTTGTTGTTACCGGTTATACAGGCATTAAGAGCAGTAACCAGGTTAACGCTGCAACCCAAAAAGCAAAAAACGTTGTTCTCTTTGTTGGCGACGGCATGGGCACCGCGCAGCGTGATGCCATCCGGCTCGCTACAGTAGGCGAAAGCGGACAACTCGCCATGGACTCAATGCCTTACGTCGGCCTCATTCATACAAGCTCAACAACCGCAATTACGGATTCCGCCGCTTCCGCAACCGCTTATGCGAGTGGCGTAAAAACGTACAACGGCGCAATCGGCGTGGACGCAAATAAAAAAAGCGTAAAAACGATCATGGAATACGCGAAGGATAAAGGCATGTCTACCGGTCTTGTTACGACAAGCCAAATTACGGACGCAACGCCCGCGGCTTTTGCTTCCCATGTAGAGGACCGCTCCAAGCAAAGCGATATCGCTCTGCAATATTTGACGAAGTCGAAGGTTGACGTGCTGCTCGGCGGCGGCGAAGACTTCTGGTACCCAGCAGGCAACAAGGGTGCTTTCGATGATGAGACACCAGCCGATCCTTCCGAGAAAAGCAAAGGAACGCAAGGCGACCTGGTGAAAAAAGCGAAGTCGCTTGGTTATACGTACGTAACGAACAAAACGGACATGACAAAAGCAAAAGGCAAGCTGCTTGGCCTGTTCGCTAACGAAGAAATGTTCCAACAAAAGCCGGAGGGCCAAGGCGACGTCTACAACCCGATCGTCTCCCTGCCAGACATGACGAAAAAAGCGCTGGATACCCTCTCCGCAAACAAAAAAGGCTTCTTCCTTATGGTCGAAGAGGAAGCAACGGATGAAATGGCTCATAACAATAACGCGAAACTCACGATCAAAGCCGGTCAAGAGCTCGACAAATCCGTAAAAGTAGCGAAGGACTTCGCGAAGCAGCATCCGGATACGCTGGTGCTCGTTCTTGCCGACCATGAAACAGGCGGCTTCTCGGTTGAAGAGGTAGACGATTCCGACGAGTCTACGGATGGCAAGACAATCTCCGGCGAAGACGGTCCATTCGCGATCGCGGGCTCCAAAATGAATTTTGTCGTAGACTGGACAACTTCCGGCCATACGGGCGTTGACGTTCCGGTTACGGCAACAGGCGCAGGCTCGGAGCTGTTCACGGGCATTTTCGAGAATACCTCCATCTTCAACAAGCTGGCGCAAGCTTTGAATATTACGATCAAGAAATAA
- a CDS encoding YqaA family protein has protein sequence MLQDIVDFLMKFGPWGLFVHSMIDAIIFPIPALFLQVPLSLVNPHDAFMLATVGYIGCLIGTPIGYFIGKLLGNSILYKILKKEWVESATNMFQKNGDTAVLIGSFTPIPFKVFTILSGALNFPLWRLIMYAAVGRAAKFYLVGGLIYFYGQAAEKMVHNASYYLFAIAVPLIVLFLFFRRRHRKKKAAQAAAAAEAAAASAGAEPVQEHPAVASASAEQSEEISSETRETASEPPIPSTTPVSNT, from the coding sequence CCTAATGAAATTTGGCCCCTGGGGTTTGTTCGTTCATTCTATGATTGATGCAATCATCTTTCCAATACCGGCTTTATTCCTCCAGGTTCCATTAAGCCTAGTAAATCCGCATGACGCGTTTATGCTGGCTACCGTAGGATATATCGGTTGTTTGATAGGCACCCCTATCGGCTATTTCATCGGCAAATTATTAGGCAATTCCATCCTGTACAAAATCCTTAAGAAGGAATGGGTCGAATCTGCCACCAACATGTTCCAGAAAAATGGAGACACCGCTGTACTGATCGGTTCTTTCACTCCCATTCCATTCAAGGTTTTCACGATTTTATCAGGCGCTCTGAACTTTCCTTTATGGCGCCTTATTATGTACGCGGCTGTAGGCAGAGCGGCAAAGTTTTATCTAGTTGGCGGTCTTATTTACTTCTATGGCCAAGCGGCCGAAAAGATGGTTCATAACGCATCGTATTATTTGTTCGCTATTGCCGTCCCGTTGATTGTCTTGTTCCTGTTCTTCCGGAGAAGGCATCGCAAAAAGAAAGCTGCCCAAGCAGCGGCGGCTGCTGAAGCGGCTGCGGCTAGCGCCGGAGCAGAACCGGTTCAGGAGCATCCGGCAGTTGCATCAGCCTCAGCAGAGCAATCAGAAGAAATTTCAAGCGAGACCCGCGAGACTGCCAGCGAACCTCCCATTCCCTCCACAACTCCCGTAAGCAACACCTAA
- a CDS encoding CobW family GTP-binding protein, with the protein MNTKIIPIYLLSGFLGSGKTTLLTGLLEQWKAQGLKAAVIMNELGDINLDGQMIGDKVPMSEMLSGCICCTIRSDLSLEIKTLIDTHQPDVIVIESTGAANPMEIMDGITEAAMYCRIELQSVITVVDGPELLQRSRSGKGKTYRLMRDQIRCATRLLLNKTDKLAPDELVEAQQLIREINAVAPVRTTVRCQMEDWAFIERQAEDAPQLSGGHQEEAERKHGHHDAHHHHTHEHVMVMTHYMNGAVDSEAFEAFLKQLPDHVYRAKGIVSLSDTASRFLFQYAYRETDFIRITPQGEVNDVAVFIGEHFSKDAVLEELHKLEREGSDSTE; encoded by the coding sequence ATGAACACAAAGATTATACCGATTTATTTGCTTTCGGGGTTTCTTGGCAGCGGCAAGACTACGCTTCTAACCGGTTTGCTGGAACAATGGAAGGCGCAAGGGCTCAAAGCCGCCGTAATTATGAACGAGCTGGGCGATATTAATCTGGATGGCCAGATGATCGGGGATAAAGTACCGATGTCGGAAATGCTGAGCGGCTGCATCTGCTGCACGATCCGAAGCGATCTCAGCCTGGAGATAAAAACCCTGATTGACACGCATCAGCCGGATGTAATCGTGATTGAATCGACCGGTGCGGCGAATCCGATGGAGATTATGGACGGAATCACGGAAGCGGCCATGTATTGCCGGATTGAGCTGCAGAGCGTCATTACCGTCGTGGACGGGCCGGAACTGCTGCAGCGGAGCCGAAGCGGGAAAGGCAAGACGTATAGGCTGATGCGCGATCAGATTCGGTGCGCGACAAGGCTGCTCCTCAACAAAACGGATAAGCTGGCTCCGGACGAGCTGGTGGAGGCGCAGCAGCTCATCCGCGAGATAAATGCGGTTGCTCCTGTTAGGACAACGGTCCGCTGCCAGATGGAAGACTGGGCTTTCATTGAGCGGCAAGCGGAAGATGCCCCGCAGCTGTCCGGCGGGCATCAAGAAGAGGCTGAAAGAAAACATGGGCATCATGACGCCCATCATCATCATACCCATGAGCATGTGATGGTCATGACGCATTATATGAACGGGGCTGTCGACAGCGAAGCGTTTGAGGCGTTTCTGAAGCAGCTGCCGGATCATGTATACCGGGCCAAGGGCATTGTATCGTTATCGGATACGGCCAGCCGCTTCTTGTTCCAATACGCCTACCGGGAAACGGATTTTATCCGGATCACGCCGCAAGGCGAAGTGAATGACGTGGCCGTCTTTATCGGCGAGCATTTCTCGAAGGATGCCGTGCTTGAGGAGCTGCATAAGCTCGAGCGCGAGGGCAGCGATTCGACAGAATAA
- the pyk gene encoding pyruvate kinase yields the protein MRKTKIVCTMGPACESTEVLIDMINAGMNVARLNMAHGELEDHAARIARIREAAAATNSIVAILLDIKGPEVRIGKLEEASYLLKVGEKLTLTTEEIIGNGERIHVNYAELPLVVNPGNKILLDDGLIEMEVVSVNGTEIECVILNGGVIKARKGVNLPGIRTTLPGVTERDIRHIQFGIEQQIDIIAPSFVRRAEDILQIRELLHDGGAGHIQIISKIENEEGVNNLDSIIEASDGIMVARGDLGVEVPAWDVPMIQREMISKCNTAGKVVIVATQMLDSMQVNPRPSRAEVSDVANAVLQGTDAIMLSGETAAGKYPVESVSMMASIAVKAESMMDYFDEFQQRRGAQPTTITEVISQAVVSSSLELNAKAIVTPTESGFTARMVSKYRPKSPIIAVASDEKVLPRLAVMWGVIPVKGGRPNSTDDIFESALTNGGSTGLLEKGDYVVITAGTPTGKAGATNLVKIAQYGL from the coding sequence ATGCGCAAGACAAAAATTGTTTGCACCATGGGACCGGCATGCGAATCGACGGAAGTATTAATTGACATGATTAATGCGGGGATGAACGTTGCCCGTTTGAATATGGCACACGGAGAGCTGGAGGATCATGCGGCACGTATTGCGCGTATTCGCGAAGCTGCTGCGGCTACGAACAGTATTGTTGCGATTTTGCTTGATATTAAAGGTCCGGAAGTGCGGATCGGCAAGCTGGAGGAAGCTTCTTACCTGCTGAAGGTTGGAGAGAAGCTGACGCTGACTACGGAAGAGATTATCGGTAACGGCGAGCGCATTCACGTGAACTATGCGGAGCTGCCTCTGGTCGTGAACCCTGGCAATAAAATTTTGCTCGACGATGGCCTTATCGAAATGGAAGTTGTATCGGTTAACGGAACGGAAATCGAGTGCGTCATTCTGAATGGCGGCGTAATTAAAGCGAGAAAAGGCGTCAACCTGCCGGGTATCCGCACAACGCTTCCTGGCGTAACGGAACGCGATATCCGCCATATCCAGTTCGGCATCGAACAGCAAATTGATATTATCGCTCCTTCCTTTGTGAGAAGAGCGGAAGATATTTTGCAAATCCGCGAGCTTCTTCATGACGGCGGCGCAGGGCATATCCAAATCATCTCGAAGATCGAGAATGAAGAAGGCGTTAATAACCTCGATTCGATCATCGAAGCTTCGGACGGCATCATGGTTGCCCGCGGCGACCTTGGCGTAGAAGTACCGGCTTGGGACGTACCGATGATTCAGCGCGAAATGATCTCGAAATGTAACACAGCGGGTAAAGTAGTCATTGTTGCGACGCAAATGCTTGATTCGATGCAGGTTAACCCTCGCCCATCCCGCGCGGAAGTAAGCGACGTTGCGAACGCCGTCCTTCAAGGCACGGATGCGATTATGCTTTCGGGCGAGACGGCTGCCGGCAAATATCCGGTAGAATCGGTCAGCATGATGGCTTCCATTGCGGTGAAGGCGGAGTCCATGATGGATTACTTCGATGAGTTCCAACAGCGCAGAGGCGCTCAACCAACAACGATTACGGAAGTAATTAGCCAAGCGGTTGTAAGCTCGTCTTTGGAGCTGAACGCAAAAGCTATCGTAACGCCAACGGAGAGTGGGTTCACAGCCCGTATGGTATCGAAATACCGTCCAAAATCGCCAATTATCGCGGTTGCTTCGGATGAGAAGGTTCTGCCTCGCCTGGCTGTTATGTGGGGAGTTATCCCGGTGAAAGGTGGCCGACCTAACTCGACGGACGATATTTTTGAATCGGCATTAACAAACGGCGGCAGCACGGGTCTCCTGGAGAAAGGCGACTACGTTGTTATTACAGCGGGTACGCCAACAGGCAAAGCCGGCGCTACCAATCTTGTGAAGATCGCGCAATACGGCCTATAA
- the yjcZ gene encoding sporulation protein YjcZ: protein MSYGVGPVAGAGCGYGGGSAFGFILVLFILLVIIIRSVWL from the coding sequence ATGAGCTACGGAGTTGGTCCTGTTGCAGGTGCCGGTTGCGGATATGGTGGCGGCAGTGCTTTTGGATTCATTCTTGTCCTCTTTATTCTGTTGGTCATCATCATCAGATCCGTATGGCTTTAA
- a CDS encoding EAL domain-containing protein has protein sequence MLTSYSLLVSFYLTKLYHTSLEKGELLAQKQSIQYIDQFTTSINTSLASLTTIRDALLQMRSDGVQNRSYAVHMLETVIRNNPDLIGCYTVWEPNAFDRNDSKNRLASGYDDETGRFVPYIVRTNDGIKAIPTVDYNMLNGDGDFYQVVKQSKKFTLFDPYPYNLNGKDIVVTSFILPILDENGQFLGIVGGDISLQTVQDKIRSIRPLDGHASIITSNNYYLANGAYPDLVMNPYEMWEGGGSINDYKKSFSTIQYTPDRHANGQMLRMLIPIRIQDFTWHFEMVIPKGNMLTQYYSSLWSSILIAAATVVLMSLLALLMLKKIVLENIKKVIQVTSAVAIGNEKLKLDIRSNDEFETMANHFNRMVDFRKEAEHLIQHQATHDLVTGFPNRYGYSRHVETRTGSSGQFALLYIDLDRFKIINETLDYTMGDMLLKQVGNRIVEVTGQSGRVFRFGGDEFVVLLDEISYLGQATAVAARILSVIAEPIKMKGRLFYLTASIGMSVQQEWTPESGDRLVKESDIALYVAKKQRNTYKLYSPMMNDVPSKELILENSMFEALESNQFMLHYQPKLEIRTGRIYGVEALLRWKHPEFGMVSPLEFIPIAEKTGFIILLGEWVLRSACRQVKQWEQMGLDSVLVSVNMSMLQFQQKDIVSSIKSIIAEAGVRPEQIELELTESIFMENPEHTLRILHELQGLGLKLSLDDFGTGYSSLSYLQNIPIHYLKLDKSFIRGIVTDIRKQMIFRSIIVIAHNLNMKVVTEGVETAEELQIIKEHNCDLMQGYLFSPPVTPERFVELFRSNKCPDE, from the coding sequence ATGCTGACGTCTTATTCTTTGTTAGTTTCTTTCTATCTCACCAAGCTCTATCATACCAGCCTGGAGAAGGGCGAGCTGCTCGCGCAAAAGCAATCTATACAATATATCGACCAATTCACCACATCTATTAACACAAGTCTAGCATCTCTTACCACCATAAGAGATGCTTTGCTTCAAATGCGCTCGGATGGCGTGCAGAACCGTTCTTATGCCGTACATATGCTCGAAACCGTTATTCGCAACAATCCGGATCTGATTGGCTGTTATACGGTGTGGGAGCCGAATGCCTTTGACCGGAACGATTCGAAGAACCGTTTAGCGAGCGGCTATGATGACGAGACCGGGCGGTTTGTTCCTTATATCGTGCGTACCAATGACGGTATTAAAGCGATTCCGACCGTTGATTACAACATGCTGAATGGTGACGGAGATTTTTATCAGGTCGTCAAGCAATCGAAGAAATTCACTTTGTTTGATCCTTATCCCTACAATCTGAACGGCAAGGATATTGTCGTCACCTCGTTTATTCTGCCGATTCTTGATGAGAATGGTCAGTTTCTTGGGATTGTCGGCGGCGATATTTCGCTTCAGACGGTGCAGGACAAGATCCGCAGCATCCGACCGCTCGACGGCCATGCAAGCATTATTACGTCCAATAACTACTATCTGGCTAACGGCGCGTATCCGGACCTTGTTATGAATCCATATGAGATGTGGGAGGGCGGGGGCTCTATTAACGACTATAAGAAGAGCTTCTCCACCATCCAGTACACGCCGGACCGGCATGCGAACGGGCAAATGCTCCGGATGCTGATTCCGATTCGGATTCAGGACTTTACGTGGCATTTCGAAATGGTCATTCCCAAGGGCAATATGCTGACGCAATATTATTCGTCGTTGTGGAGCTCGATTCTGATAGCTGCCGCTACGGTTGTGCTGATGTCCCTGCTGGCACTGCTGATGCTTAAGAAAATTGTTCTGGAAAATATAAAAAAGGTCATTCAAGTTACTTCGGCCGTTGCGATCGGCAACGAAAAGCTGAAGCTCGATATCCGGTCGAACGACGAGTTTGAGACGATGGCTAATCATTTTAACCGGATGGTTGATTTCCGCAAGGAAGCCGAGCATCTGATCCAGCATCAGGCGACCCATGATCTGGTTACCGGGTTCCCTAACCGTTACGGCTATTCGCGGCATGTGGAGACAAGAACGGGCAGTAGCGGGCAATTTGCCTTACTGTACATCGATTTGGACCGGTTCAAGATTATTAACGAGACCCTGGATTATACGATGGGAGATATGCTGCTGAAGCAGGTGGGCAACCGGATCGTTGAAGTAACGGGTCAGTCCGGGCGGGTATTCCGGTTTGGCGGTGACGAGTTTGTCGTGCTTTTGGACGAGATCAGCTACTTGGGACAAGCAACGGCAGTTGCGGCACGGATTTTGAGCGTTATTGCAGAGCCCATCAAGATGAAGGGAAGGCTCTTCTATCTGACGGCGAGCATCGGGATGAGCGTCCAACAGGAATGGACGCCTGAGTCTGGCGACCGTCTAGTGAAGGAATCCGATATCGCCCTGTATGTAGCGAAGAAGCAGCGCAACACGTACAAGCTGTATTCTCCGATGATGAACGATGTTCCGAGCAAAGAACTTATTTTGGAGAACAGTATGTTCGAAGCGCTGGAGTCCAATCAATTCATGCTTCATTATCAGCCGAAGCTGGAAATTCGGACGGGCCGTATTTATGGGGTTGAAGCGCTGCTGCGCTGGAAGCATCCAGAGTTTGGCATGGTGTCTCCGCTCGAATTTATCCCGATTGCCGAGAAGACGGGTTTTATTATTTTACTCGGGGAATGGGTGCTCCGGTCAGCTTGCCGGCAGGTGAAGCAGTGGGAGCAGATGGGGCTGGATTCGGTACTCGTCAGCGTAAATATGTCCATGCTTCAGTTCCAGCAGAAAGACATTGTATCTAGCATCAAATCGATTATTGCGGAGGCGGGCGTTCGGCCGGAGCAGATCGAGCTGGAACTGACGGAATCGATCTTTATGGAAAATCCGGAGCATACGCTGCGAATTTTGCATGAGCTGCAAGGGCTGGGCTTAAAGCTGTCTCTTGACGATTTCGGTACGGGATATTCCTCCTTAAGCTACCTGCAGAACATTCCGATTCATTATTTGAAGCTGGATAAATCCTTTATCCGGGGAATTGTGACGGATATCCGCAAACAGATGATCTTTAGATCGATCATTGTTATTGCTCATAACCTCAATATGAAGGTTGTGACGGAAGGCGTGGAGACGGCTGAAGAGCTGCAGATTATTAAAGAGCATAATTGCGATCTGATGCAGGGTTATTTGTTCAGCCCGCCGGTAACGCCGGAACGTTTCGTTGAATTGTTCCGGTCTAACAAATGCCCGGATGAATAA
- a CDS encoding AraC family transcriptional regulator, protein MLTLQQVRQDRGTDWFDNGNRPEGASTLVLASYGKALYWVGNEKIILEKGDLLYIPACQSYYGKCVPTVFHEKYVIEFTADTPPLPLLQNNHWVKSRTGAYELILERIKTMHNEWTEKHLYADVLGLAILYECLALWNRELDEGPATSAAHQQVERMKSYIMNYYQQKVTKEELGEYIRKSPNYAATLFRRVTGQTISEYVHKARVKKAIYLLVDSTLTVGEISESVGYRDLSYFQRIFKRETGKTPTAYMKDRPKPIS, encoded by the coding sequence ATGCTTACGCTGCAGCAAGTCAGGCAAGACAGAGGTACCGACTGGTTCGACAACGGCAATCGCCCGGAGGGCGCATCCACGCTTGTATTGGCGAGTTACGGCAAGGCCCTGTATTGGGTCGGAAACGAGAAAATCATTTTAGAAAAGGGCGATCTATTATACATTCCGGCCTGCCAATCGTATTATGGCAAATGTGTGCCTACCGTGTTCCATGAGAAATATGTCATAGAATTTACCGCAGATACTCCGCCGCTCCCGCTCCTGCAGAATAATCATTGGGTGAAATCGAGAACCGGCGCGTATGAGCTGATCCTGGAGCGGATTAAAACCATGCATAACGAATGGACGGAGAAGCATTTGTATGCCGATGTGCTTGGCCTTGCCATCTTGTACGAATGCCTGGCCCTCTGGAATAGAGAGCTTGATGAAGGACCGGCTACATCCGCCGCCCACCAGCAGGTCGAAAGAATGAAGAGCTATATCATGAACTACTACCAACAGAAAGTTACGAAAGAAGAGCTTGGCGAGTATATCCGCAAAAGTCCGAATTACGCGGCGACGCTTTTCCGGCGGGTTACCGGACAAACTATCAGCGAATACGTCCATAAAGCGCGGGTGAAAAAAGCGATCTATCTGCTTGTGGATTCCACCCTTACGGTAGGGGAAATTTCGGAGTCCGTCGGCTACCGCGACCTGTCTTACTTCCAGCGAATCTTCAAGCGCGAGACCGGCAAAACGCCAACCGCGTACATGAAGGACCGCCCAAAGCCCATTTCCTAA